Proteins encoded by one window of Vitis riparia cultivar Riparia Gloire de Montpellier isolate 1030 chromosome 11, EGFV_Vit.rip_1.0, whole genome shotgun sequence:
- the LOC117925359 gene encoding accelerated cell death 11-like — protein MEVYKERKEHLEKEEEDEKGKKSTKGKTLFDPMAKAVLREAIITKSHCEEDEEKIGVKDAEVVLPVCSCLPPCLPLIGFLGIAFKFAEIEFSAKVDNLMEASMYVSTLDAMIDREIGLNCAKSSNSNSRNLVRVKRSIDMLKVIFEQILAKRGNSIMGPVSTAYQQVFAPYHGWAIRTAVSASLPTLPRKARLMKKLNENGKSM, from the exons ATGGAAGTGTACAAGGAGAGGAAAGAGCATttggagaaggaagaagaagatgaaaaggGAAAGAAGAGTACCAAGGGAAAGACGTTGTTTGATCCCATGGCAAAGGCAGTGTTACGTGAAGCCATCATCACCAAATCCCAttgtgaagaagatgaagagaagATTGGAGTGAAGGATGCTGAAGTTGTGCTG CCAGTTTGCTCGTGCCTGCCGCCTTGTCTCCCTCTCATCGGTTTCCTGGGCATTGCTTTCAAGTTCGCCGAGATAGAATTCTCTGCTAAG GTTGATAATCTCATGGAAGCATCAATGTATGTTAGTACACTAGATGCTATGATTGATCGTGAAATTGGGTTGAATTGTGCGAAGAGCTCGAATAGTAATTCAAGAAACCTTGTTCGAGTAAAGCGTTCAATTGACATGCTCAAGGTGATCTTCGAACAAATTTTAGCCAAGAG AGGAAACTCCATCATGGGTCCAGTTTCCACAGCATATCAACAGGTTTTTGCTCCCTACCATGGCTGGGCTATCAGAACAGCAGTTTCTGCTTCATTACCGACTCTTCCTAGAAAGGCAAGGCTCATGAAGAAACTGAATGAAAATGGTAAGTCCATGTGA
- the LOC117924924 gene encoding disease resistance protein At4g27190-like produces the protein MDIVTFIWGVGTKLWGPVTHQIGYLVHYKKNLENLKAEVEALEALRKDNQESVRAAEMNGDEIKAQVQIWLKGADAATVEVEKVIDDFKLNKRCLWGCCPDCTSRYKLSRKAVKDAVTIGELQDKGKFERVSLQIRKPLEIESMISTGDFEAFESTQQAMNEVMKALRDDNVNVIGVYGMGGVGKTTMVEQVSVQARRDELFDHVVKAVVSQNINLKMIQGQIADMLAVKLDDETEAGRAGHLKERIMRGRRILIFLDDLWGRIELAKIGVPSGRDLEACKSKIILTTRQENVCHAMESQAKVPLHILSEQDSWRLFRKKAGNAVDSADFHDIAWRVVKECGGLPISLVVVARALGDKDLEEWKEAARQLEMSNPTKDDHDHTVFRCIKFSYDYLKHEDAKRCFLNCCLFPEDTNINIEDLVKYGIGQGLFQNANTVEEARATASSLLKHLKACSLLLNSDQEGCVKMHDVVRDTAISIASAGDELAFLVHSGAALKKWLRRDSYEAYTAISLMSNEIQDLPDGLVCPKLQTLLLQNNIDIQEIPDGFFERMESLRVLDVNGADISSLPSSLGLLLNLRTLCLDGCKSTDINTWRVEKT, from the coding sequence ATGGATATTGTGACTTTCATTTGGGGTGTTGGAACGAAGCTGTGGGGGCCGGTTACTCATCAGATAGGCTATCTGGTCCACTATAAGAAGAATTTGGAGAATCTCAAAGCTGAAGTAGAAGCACTAGAGGCCTTAAGGAAAGATAACCAAGAATCTGTGCGAGCAGCTGAAATGAATGGAGACGAAATCAAAGCTCAGGTGCAGATATGGCTGAAAGGGGCTGATGCAGCTACAGTGGAGGTGGAGAAAGTGATAGATGATTTTAAATTGAACAAGAGATGCTTGTGGGGGTGTTGTCCTGATTGCACATCGCGGTACAAGCTAAGCAGGAAAGCAGTGAAAGATGCAGTCACCATTGGTGAACTTCAAGataaaggaaaatttgaaagggTCTCGCTCCAAATTAGGAAGCCCTTGGAGATTGAGTCCATGATCTCCACGGGAGATTTTGAGGCCTTCGAATCAACACAACAGGCAATGAATGAGGTCATGAAGGCACTAAGGGATGATAACGTTAATGTCATCGGGGTCTATGGAATGGGGGGCGTGGGCAAAACAACCATGGTGGAACAAGTAAGCGTGCAGGCCCGTAGAGATGAACTGTTTGATCATGTGGTCAAGGCTGTTGTTTCGCAAAACATCAACCTGAAGATGATTCAAGGTCAAATTGCAGATATGTTGGCAGTGAAGCTAGATGATGAGACTGAGGCCGGAAGGGCAGGCCATTTGAAGGAAAGGATAATGAGAGGAAGGAGGATCCTCATATTCTTGGATGATCTCTGGGGGAGAATAGAGTTAGCAAAAATAGGAGTTCCTAGTGGCAGGGACCTTGAAGCTTGCAAATCGAAAATCATACTCACCACAAGGCAGGAGAATGTGTGCCATGCCATGGAAAGCCAAGCAAAAGTCCCTCTTCATATCCTCTCTGAGCAGGATTCTTGGAGGTTGTTTAGGAAGAAAGCAGGAAATGCTGTCGATTCCGCTGATTTCCATGACATAGCATGGAGGGTTGTCAAAGAATGTGGGGGTCTCCCAATTTCTCTAGTAGTAGTTGCAAGAGCACTGGGGGACAAGGACCTGGAAGAATGGAAAGAGGCTGCTCGACAACTTGAAATGTCGAATCCTACAAAAGATGATCATGATCACACGGTTTTCAGATGTATAAAGTTTAGCTATGATTACTTGAAACATGAAGACGCCAAGCGGTGCTTTTTGAATTGTTGCCTGTTCCCAGAGGACACCAATATCAACATCGAAGACTTGGTGAAGTATGGGATCGGGCAAGGGTTGTTTCAAAATGCTAATACAGTGGAAGAAGCAAGGGCTACAGCAAGTTCCCTCCTCAAACATCTTAAAGCTTGCAGTTTGCTGTTAAACAGCGATCAAGAGGGGTGCGTGAAAATGCATGATGTTGTCCGGGACACTGCCATATCAATTGCTTCAGCTGGAGATGAACTTGCCTTTCTTGTGCACTCTGGTGCTGCCTTAAAGAAGTGGCTAAGGAGGGACAGCTATGAGGCCTACACAGCCATCTCACTCATGTCCAATGAAATCCAGGATCTCCCTGATGGCCTAGTATGCCCGAAACTCCAGACACTGTTGTTGCAGAATAACATTGACATACAAGAGATTCCTGATGGCTTTTTTGAAAGGATGGAATCTCTAAGGGTCTTGGATGTGAATGGTGCGGATATCTCATCACTACCCTCGTCACTTGGGCTTCTGCTGAACCTTAGGACGCTTTGTTTAGATGGATGCAAGTCAACAGACATCAATACTTGGAGAGTTGAGAAAACTTGA